A window of the Branchiibius hedensis genome harbors these coding sequences:
- the hemQ gene encoding hydrogen peroxide-dependent heme synthase, which yields MSDQTPDVETINASIRYCMYSVFKAGRELPTDREALVADTSAFFDKLATEDVVVRGLYDVGGLRADADLMIWWHADDVEALQAAYRGFLATPLGRTLDPVWSNVGLHRPAEFNRSHVPAFLAGEPALKYLCVYPFVRSYDWYVLPEEERKQMLREHGLAARDYADVRANTVASFALGDYEWLLAFEAEELHRIVDLMRELRNTQARLHVREEIPFYTGPQTSVAEFAARLR from the coding sequence ATGTCTGATCAGACCCCGGACGTCGAGACCATCAACGCCTCGATCCGCTACTGCATGTACTCCGTCTTCAAGGCAGGCCGCGAGCTGCCGACCGACCGGGAGGCGCTGGTGGCGGACACCAGTGCGTTCTTCGACAAGTTGGCGACCGAGGACGTCGTGGTCCGTGGCCTGTACGACGTGGGCGGGCTGCGCGCGGATGCTGACCTGATGATCTGGTGGCACGCCGACGACGTCGAGGCACTGCAGGCGGCCTACCGCGGGTTCCTGGCGACCCCGTTGGGTCGGACGCTGGACCCGGTCTGGAGCAATGTGGGTCTGCACCGCCCGGCGGAGTTCAACCGCTCGCACGTGCCGGCGTTCCTCGCGGGGGAGCCCGCGTTGAAGTATCTGTGCGTCTACCCGTTCGTCCGCTCCTACGACTGGTACGTCCTGCCGGAGGAGGAGCGCAAGCAGATGCTGCGCGAGCACGGTTTGGCGGCAAGGGATTACGCGGACGTGCGGGCCAACACGGTGGCGTCCTTCGCCCTGGGTGACTACGAGTGGCTGCTGGCTTTCGAGGCCGAGGAACTGCACCGGATCGTCGACCTGATGCGCGAACTGCGCAACACGCAGGCCCGGTTGCACGTGCGCGAGGAGATCCCGTTCTACACCGGCCCGCAGACCAGCGTCGCGGAGTTCGCCGCCCGCCTGCGGTAG
- the hemE gene encoding uroporphyrinogen decarboxylase, translating to MSLELPTTGDPRDSDLVRAARGLPVRRTPVWFMRQAGRSLPEYRAIREGTSMLQACRTPDLVTEITLQPVRRHGVDAAIFFSDIVVPLQAAGVDVQIVPGVGPVVANPIRTAADVAALPSLQPDAVEDIATSVRQITAELGGVPLIGFAGAPFTLASYLIEGGPSKNHEHTKALMAGAPEVWNALCAKLADISGTFLRVQASAGASAVQLFDSWVGALSLPDYLRHVQPHSAAALAAVADLDIPRIHFGVGTGELLAAMGQAGADVVGVDFRVPLDVAAERLGDAYAVQGNLDPALLFAPWEALQPVIADILTRGKSAPGHIFNLGHGVLPDTDPEVLTRVVEEVHASSANGQNSVN from the coding sequence GTGAGCCTCGAACTTCCGACCACCGGTGATCCCCGAGACAGTGATCTGGTCCGGGCCGCACGCGGGCTGCCGGTGCGCCGGACGCCCGTGTGGTTCATGCGTCAGGCGGGCCGCTCGCTGCCGGAGTACCGCGCGATTCGAGAGGGCACCTCGATGCTGCAGGCGTGCCGGACGCCGGACCTGGTCACCGAGATCACGCTGCAACCGGTGCGCCGGCACGGCGTGGATGCGGCGATCTTCTTCAGCGACATCGTGGTGCCGTTGCAGGCCGCAGGTGTCGACGTGCAGATCGTGCCCGGCGTCGGCCCGGTCGTGGCGAATCCGATTCGCACCGCGGCTGACGTGGCCGCGTTGCCGTCGTTGCAGCCCGATGCGGTCGAGGACATCGCGACGTCGGTGCGGCAGATCACGGCAGAGCTCGGCGGGGTGCCGCTCATCGGGTTCGCGGGTGCGCCGTTCACCCTGGCCAGCTACCTGATCGAGGGCGGACCGTCGAAGAATCACGAGCACACCAAGGCGCTGATGGCCGGCGCACCAGAAGTCTGGAACGCGTTGTGCGCCAAGCTTGCTGACATCTCCGGGACGTTCCTGCGGGTGCAGGCGTCGGCGGGTGCGTCGGCGGTGCAACTCTTCGACTCCTGGGTCGGTGCGCTGTCGTTGCCCGACTATCTGCGACACGTGCAGCCACATAGCGCCGCCGCACTGGCCGCGGTCGCCGACCTGGACATCCCGCGGATCCACTTCGGAGTGGGCACGGGGGAGTTGCTGGCCGCGATGGGCCAGGCCGGCGCCGACGTCGTCGGAGTCGACTTCCGGGTGCCGCTCGACGTCGCCGCTGAGCGACTCGGTGATGCCTACGCGGTGCAGGGCAACCTCGACCCCGCGCTGCTCTTCGCGCCGTGGGAGGCACTGCAACCGGTGATCGCCGACATCCTGACGCGAGGCAAGTCCGCCCCCGGGCACATCTTCAACCTCGGCCACGGCGTGCTGCCGGACACCGATCCGGAGGTTTTGACCCGGGTGGTCGAAGAAGTACACGCCAGCTCAGCGAACGGTCAGAACTCCGTAAATTAG
- the msrB gene encoding peptide-methionine (R)-S-oxide reductase MsrB, with product MNDQFPATTNYRVHKSDKEWREELSPAEYAVLRQAGTERAFTGEYTDTETEGIYSCRACGVELFRNTQKFHSHCGWPSFYEPSEADNVELIEDRSHGMVRTEVRCKNCGSHLGHVFEGEGYPTPTDQRYCINSISLRLTPTEA from the coding sequence GTGAACGACCAGTTCCCGGCCACCACCAACTACCGCGTGCACAAGTCGGACAAGGAGTGGCGCGAGGAGTTGTCCCCCGCTGAGTACGCCGTGTTGCGGCAGGCGGGCACCGAGCGCGCCTTCACCGGTGAGTACACCGACACCGAGACCGAAGGCATCTACTCGTGTCGCGCCTGCGGCGTCGAGTTGTTCCGCAACACCCAGAAGTTCCACAGCCACTGCGGCTGGCCGTCGTTCTACGAGCCCAGCGAAGCCGACAACGTCGAGCTGATCGAGGACCGCTCGCACGGCATGGTCCGCACGGAGGTGCGCTGCAAGAACTGCGGTTCGCACCTGGGTCACGTGTTCGAGGGTGAGGGCTACCCCACCCCGACCGACCAGCGCTACTGCATCAACTCGATCAGCCTGCGCCTGACGCCGACCGAGGCCTGA
- the hemG gene encoding protoporphyrinogen oxidase, whose protein sequence is MADIVVVGAGITGLAAAERLLQQEPGADILVLEGSPRVGGKLHVGDLAGQQIDLGAEAVLARRPEAVGLIDALGLTRESPAAVGASLWSRGALRPMPHDTLMGIPADAASLSEVLDAQEVARAGVEQPVQIDGDLSLGSLVEQALGPAVVDRLIEPLLGGVYAGDARELSAQACLPAAYDAVASGGTLTALAARAAAEPRSDAPVFASLVGGIGGLPIAVAEHLAAKGITIETDAMVRELRCVPDGFELTVGSARSPRTVRARALVLAAPAAPTARLLGQLAPASSQALAQIDYASMVLVSYAFERGTIPDDTSGFLVPPVEGRDIKASTFSSAKWPWLRKALPAYDVVRVSFGRAGEVRTLQRTDEDLAAAGLADLAQALGRSLPAPVDSRVQRWGGGLPQYAVGHLERVAAVRAGLPHGLVVAGGAYDGVGIPACIASAQRASDELLARIAGTTQESEE, encoded by the coding sequence ATGGCGGACATCGTGGTCGTCGGAGCCGGGATCACCGGTCTGGCCGCGGCCGAGCGGCTTCTGCAGCAGGAGCCCGGCGCGGACATCCTGGTGCTGGAAGGATCCCCGCGCGTCGGCGGCAAACTCCATGTTGGTGACCTCGCGGGGCAGCAGATCGACCTCGGCGCAGAAGCCGTGCTGGCCCGTCGCCCAGAGGCGGTCGGCTTGATCGATGCACTGGGTCTGACCCGTGAGTCGCCAGCAGCGGTGGGCGCGAGCCTCTGGAGTCGCGGCGCGCTGCGACCGATGCCGCACGACACGTTGATGGGCATCCCTGCGGATGCCGCCAGCCTCTCGGAGGTGCTCGACGCACAGGAGGTCGCCCGCGCCGGGGTGGAGCAGCCGGTGCAGATCGACGGCGACCTCAGTCTTGGCTCCCTCGTAGAGCAGGCCCTCGGCCCGGCGGTCGTCGACCGGTTGATCGAGCCGCTGCTCGGCGGGGTATATGCCGGGGACGCGCGGGAGTTGTCGGCGCAGGCGTGTCTGCCCGCGGCGTACGACGCGGTTGCTTCGGGTGGGACGCTGACGGCCTTGGCGGCTCGCGCAGCCGCTGAGCCCCGCTCGGACGCACCGGTCTTCGCCAGCCTCGTCGGCGGCATCGGCGGCCTGCCGATCGCCGTGGCCGAGCATCTGGCGGCGAAGGGCATCACCATCGAGACGGACGCCATGGTTCGCGAACTGCGCTGCGTACCAGATGGTTTCGAGCTGACAGTCGGATCGGCCCGGTCACCTCGCACGGTGCGGGCCCGCGCCCTGGTGCTCGCCGCGCCAGCAGCGCCGACCGCCCGATTGCTGGGGCAACTTGCGCCCGCGTCGTCGCAAGCGTTGGCCCAGATTGACTACGCCTCCATGGTGCTGGTCAGCTACGCGTTCGAGCGCGGCACGATCCCCGATGACACGTCCGGCTTCCTGGTGCCGCCCGTCGAGGGCCGAGACATCAAGGCTTCCACCTTCTCCAGCGCCAAGTGGCCGTGGCTGCGTAAGGCGCTGCCGGCGTACGACGTGGTGCGGGTCTCCTTCGGTCGCGCCGGTGAGGTGCGCACGCTGCAACGCACCGACGAAGACCTGGCCGCCGCTGGCCTCGCTGACCTGGCGCAGGCCCTTGGACGTTCCCTGCCCGCACCGGTCGACAGCCGCGTGCAACGTTGGGGCGGCGGCTTGCCGCAGTACGCCGTGGGGCACCTCGAGCGGGTTGCTGCGGTGCGCGCTGGCCTGCCCCATGGCCTGGTGGTTGCCGGCGGCGCCTACGACGGTGTCGGGATCCCCGCCTGTATCGCCTCCGCCCAGCGCGCCAGCGACGAACTCCTCGCCCGGATCGCCGGGACCACGCAAGAAAGCGAAGAATAG
- a CDS encoding lamin tail domain-containing protein, whose amino-acid sequence MPRRRALALLCSIPIAGLPALALAPHAQAASSSVVIAQAFGGGGNSGAPYAADFVELYNRSGATVDLTGWKLQYWSATGTSATSTALSGSIDAGHHFLIKEADGSNTAAAALPTPDATGAIAMSATAGRVAIVDASGTTVDLLGYGSTASVSETSPAPAPSNTLADIRTSGCADTDNNATDFVTAAPAPNNSTSAIGQCGTTGGGGGTTPPPPPTGQDATIEQVQGAAHRSPLEGKAVKNVAGVVTATSTTGYWIQSTTPDDDPATSEGLFVFTKSAPSAKVGDAVTAAGTVSEYRPGGSSGTANLTTTELTNPTTAIVSSGDPLPAPVVIGKDRIAPQQTVKDGDPGDVETAGTFDPTKSAIDFDESLEGMRVELDDAVAVGPTNPSYGETPVVPGQNVTATRSARRAVVYGGYDQPNAMRLILDDSLLPAGSVPTANVGDVYEGSTIGVLDYSFGNFHLLATSAGTLKSAGLQRETTAAASKGQVAVATFNVENLAPSDPQTKFDRLAGQIVGNLKAPDIVALEEIQDNSGAKDDGTVDSTDTITKLIAAIKAAGGPSYQARWINPTNDTDGGQPGGNIRQVFIFRTDRGVSFTDIPGGDATTSTSVVGSWLGTRLSASPGRIDPTNGAWTASRKPLVGQFSYKGQKLFVIANHFNSKGGDDPLFGRFQQPLRSSETQRHNQATAVRGFVDSLLKADPLAKVIVLGDLNDFEFSQTADILVGSGRTALTDLPRTLPANERYTYDYEGNSQVLDHILISKGLQIPLPFSGPAYRYDVVHTNAEFSEQDSDHDPQVVRLQLWPSWLS is encoded by the coding sequence ATGCCGCGCCGTCGCGCTCTCGCTCTGCTGTGCTCCATACCGATCGCCGGCCTGCCGGCGCTGGCTCTCGCCCCACACGCCCAAGCCGCCTCCTCCAGTGTCGTCATCGCGCAGGCGTTCGGCGGCGGCGGTAACTCCGGAGCGCCGTACGCCGCTGACTTCGTCGAGCTCTACAACCGCTCCGGTGCGACCGTTGACCTCACCGGCTGGAAGTTGCAGTACTGGTCGGCCACCGGCACGAGCGCCACGAGCACGGCGCTGTCCGGAAGCATCGACGCCGGACACCACTTCCTGATCAAGGAGGCCGACGGCTCCAACACCGCGGCCGCCGCGTTGCCGACCCCGGATGCGACCGGCGCCATCGCCATGTCGGCGACCGCCGGACGGGTCGCGATCGTCGACGCCAGCGGGACGACGGTCGACCTGCTGGGGTACGGCAGCACCGCGTCCGTCTCGGAGACCTCACCGGCGCCCGCACCGAGCAACACCCTCGCCGACATCCGCACCAGCGGCTGCGCCGACACCGACAACAACGCGACCGATTTCGTCACCGCCGCACCAGCCCCGAACAACTCGACCAGCGCCATCGGCCAGTGCGGCACGACCGGTGGTGGCGGCGGGACGACACCGCCACCGCCGCCCACCGGTCAGGACGCGACCATCGAGCAAGTCCAGGGTGCCGCCCACCGCTCTCCGTTGGAGGGCAAGGCGGTCAAGAACGTCGCCGGTGTGGTCACTGCCACCAGCACGACCGGCTACTGGATCCAGTCAACGACCCCGGACGATGATCCCGCGACCAGTGAGGGCTTGTTCGTCTTCACCAAGAGCGCCCCGAGCGCCAAGGTCGGCGACGCGGTGACCGCGGCCGGCACGGTCAGCGAATACCGCCCCGGCGGCAGCAGCGGCACCGCCAACCTGACGACCACTGAACTGACCAACCCGACCACGGCCATCGTCAGCAGTGGCGACCCGCTTCCGGCGCCGGTCGTGATCGGCAAGGACCGGATCGCGCCGCAGCAGACCGTGAAGGACGGCGACCCGGGTGACGTCGAGACCGCGGGCACGTTCGACCCCACCAAGAGCGCGATCGACTTCGATGAGTCCCTCGAGGGAATGCGGGTCGAACTGGACGACGCCGTCGCGGTGGGACCGACCAATCCCTCCTACGGCGAGACACCCGTCGTCCCCGGTCAGAACGTGACCGCCACCCGGTCCGCCCGTCGCGCGGTCGTGTACGGCGGGTACGACCAGCCGAACGCGATGCGGCTGATCCTGGACGACAGTCTGCTGCCAGCCGGGTCGGTGCCGACCGCCAACGTCGGTGACGTCTACGAGGGGTCGACGATCGGCGTACTCGACTACAGCTTCGGCAACTTCCACCTGCTGGCCACCAGCGCGGGAACTCTGAAATCCGCAGGGCTGCAACGGGAGACGACCGCTGCGGCCAGCAAGGGTCAGGTCGCTGTGGCGACCTTCAACGTCGAGAATCTCGCCCCGAGCGACCCGCAGACCAAGTTCGACCGGCTCGCGGGACAGATCGTCGGCAACCTCAAGGCTCCCGACATCGTCGCGCTGGAGGAGATCCAGGACAACAGCGGCGCCAAGGATGACGGCACGGTCGACTCGACCGACACCATCACCAAGCTGATCGCCGCGATCAAGGCGGCCGGTGGCCCGTCGTACCAGGCCCGGTGGATCAACCCGACCAACGACACCGACGGCGGTCAGCCGGGTGGCAACATCCGGCAGGTGTTCATCTTCCGCACCGATCGCGGTGTCAGCTTCACCGACATTCCTGGCGGGGACGCAACGACGTCGACCAGTGTCGTCGGTTCGTGGCTGGGCACGAGACTGTCCGCCTCGCCCGGTCGCATAGACCCGACCAACGGGGCGTGGACCGCATCACGCAAGCCGCTGGTCGGACAGTTCAGCTACAAGGGCCAGAAGCTGTTCGTCATCGCCAACCACTTCAACTCCAAGGGCGGCGACGACCCGTTGTTCGGCCGGTTCCAGCAGCCGCTGCGGTCCTCCGAGACCCAGCGCCACAACCAGGCGACGGCGGTGCGTGGTTTCGTCGACTCGTTGCTGAAGGCTGACCCGCTGGCCAAGGTGATCGTGCTGGGCGACCTGAACGACTTCGAGTTCAGCCAGACCGCGGACATCCTGGTCGGTAGCGGCCGAACGGCCCTGACCGACCTGCCGCGGACCCTGCCGGCCAACGAGCGCTACACCTACGACTACGAGGGCAACTCCCAGGTGCTCGATCACATTCTGATCAGCAAGGGTTTGCAGATCCCGTTGCCCTTCTCCGGCCCGGCGTACCGCTATGACGTGGTGCACACCAACGCCGAGTTCTCCGAACAGGATTCCGACCACGACCCGCAGGTGGTGCGCCTGCAGTTGTGGCCCTCCTGGCTGAGCTGA
- a CDS encoding thiolase family protein has protein sequence MPRTLSEVVFVDGVRTPFGKAGEKGIFAQTRADDLVIKCIRDLLRRNPQLPAEKVEEVAIAATTQIGDQGLTLGRTAALLSGLPKSTPGYSVDRMCAGAMTAVTNTASSIAFGAYDVAIAGGVEHMGRHPMGEGVDPNPRIVAEKLVDPSALVMGSTAENLHDRFPAITKERCDAFAVGSQEKLAKAYANGQIQSDLVPVATQHQEKGWGLAVQDEPPRPGTTMESLASLKTPFRPHGNVTAGNAAGLNDGATACVLASEEAATELGLPIGMRLVSYAFVGVEPEVMGVGPVPATEKALEKAGLRIEDIGLFELNEAFAVQVLAFLDHFGIDQDDERVNPWGGAIATGHPLASSGVRLMTQLSREFAEHPEVRYGVTAMCIGLGMGGSVIWENPHHKDYASSVAKKEEVA, from the coding sequence GTGCCCCGCACGCTCTCGGAAGTCGTCTTCGTCGATGGGGTTCGCACCCCGTTCGGCAAGGCCGGGGAGAAGGGCATCTTCGCCCAGACCCGCGCCGACGACCTCGTCATCAAATGCATTCGTGACCTGCTGCGCCGCAACCCGCAGCTGCCGGCCGAGAAGGTCGAAGAGGTCGCCATCGCCGCGACCACCCAGATCGGCGACCAGGGTCTGACCCTGGGCCGCACCGCCGCGTTGTTGTCCGGTCTGCCCAAGTCCACCCCCGGCTACTCGGTGGACCGGATGTGCGCCGGCGCCATGACCGCGGTCACTAACACCGCATCGTCGATCGCGTTCGGCGCCTACGACGTGGCCATCGCCGGTGGCGTCGAGCACATGGGCCGCCACCCGATGGGCGAGGGCGTCGACCCCAACCCGCGGATCGTGGCCGAGAAACTGGTCGACCCCTCCGCTCTGGTCATGGGCTCGACCGCTGAGAACCTGCACGACCGCTTCCCGGCCATTACCAAGGAACGCTGCGACGCGTTCGCCGTCGGCAGCCAGGAGAAGCTGGCCAAGGCCTACGCCAACGGCCAGATCCAGTCCGACCTGGTACCCGTGGCCACCCAGCACCAGGAGAAGGGCTGGGGCCTTGCGGTCCAGGACGAGCCCCCGCGTCCGGGTACGACGATGGAGTCCCTGGCCAGTCTGAAGACCCCCTTCCGCCCGCACGGCAACGTGACCGCAGGTAACGCCGCCGGCCTGAACGACGGTGCGACGGCGTGCGTCCTGGCCTCCGAAGAGGCCGCCACCGAGTTGGGCCTGCCGATCGGGATGCGACTGGTGTCGTACGCCTTCGTCGGTGTCGAACCCGAGGTCATGGGTGTCGGACCGGTTCCGGCAACCGAGAAGGCGCTGGAGAAGGCCGGTCTGCGCATCGAAGACATCGGTCTGTTCGAACTCAACGAGGCGTTCGCCGTGCAGGTGTTGGCGTTCCTTGACCACTTCGGCATCGACCAGGACGACGAGCGCGTGAACCCCTGGGGTGGCGCCATTGCGACCGGTCACCCGCTGGCCTCCTCCGGGGTGCGGCTGATGACCCAGTTGTCCCGCGAATTCGCCGAGCACCCGGAGGTCCGCTACGGCGTGACCGCGATGTGTATCGGTCTGGGCATGGGCGGCAGCGTCATCTGGGAGAACCCACACCACAAGGACTACGCCAGCAGCGTTGCGAAGAAGGAAGAGGTCGCCTGA
- a CDS encoding C39 family peptidase → MQTQLTRRTLITGIAGVAGATALGGLAAPEALAANWKVLNHEYQAQQAGYWCGPAATRIALTCRGIYVAQSTLASQLGTTVNGTDSITQVTAVLGSYVGWFETKQMPNDPPTQAQKDLLWQDITFNIDRGYPLVANIVAPPGNQPPGYPSDQTIYHYFTIIGYNPDLKQAYIADPANFSGNNHYWLSFEQLASLIPPKGYSA, encoded by the coding sequence ATGCAGACCCAACTGACTCGTCGCACGCTGATCACCGGTATCGCAGGAGTCGCTGGTGCGACCGCGCTCGGCGGCCTTGCCGCCCCCGAGGCGCTGGCCGCCAACTGGAAGGTGCTCAACCACGAGTACCAGGCCCAGCAGGCCGGTTACTGGTGCGGGCCGGCCGCTACCCGCATCGCCCTCACCTGTCGCGGGATCTATGTCGCTCAGAGCACGTTGGCCTCGCAACTGGGCACCACCGTCAACGGCACTGACTCGATCACCCAGGTCACCGCAGTCCTGGGCAGCTACGTCGGCTGGTTCGAGACCAAGCAGATGCCCAACGATCCGCCCACGCAGGCGCAGAAGGATCTGCTGTGGCAGGACATCACCTTCAACATCGACCGGGGATACCCGTTGGTCGCGAATATCGTTGCGCCACCGGGCAATCAGCCGCCCGGTTACCCGTCCGACCAGACGATTTACCACTACTTCACGATCATCGGGTACAACCCCGATCTGAAGCAGGCGTACATCGCCGACCCGGCGAACTTCTCGGGCAACAACCACTACTGGCTCAGCTTCGAGCAGTTGGCCTCGCTGATCCCGCCGAAGGGGTACAGCGCCTGA
- a CDS encoding DUF3000 domain-containing protein — MPSRDISSTPESTFDQVVRDLAGVTVRPEVVLTEVPAPSRVAPYAMALTADVLATDNPDDEHELASGRFVVLHDPAAPEPWQGAWRVVTFARASLEPELGEDPLLNDVGWSWLQEALGAHDADFHAPSGTVTHVVSTGYGGLSDSGTSTEIEVRASWSPSGLDLQTHLHAWVGLLCTLAGLPPLPEGVIALPRPRR, encoded by the coding sequence GTGCCGAGCAGAGACATCAGTTCGACTCCCGAGTCGACGTTCGACCAGGTCGTCCGCGACCTGGCGGGAGTGACCGTTCGCCCTGAAGTAGTGCTGACCGAGGTCCCGGCACCCAGTCGGGTCGCGCCGTACGCCATGGCCCTGACCGCCGACGTGCTGGCCACTGACAACCCTGACGACGAGCACGAGCTCGCCTCCGGCCGGTTCGTCGTCCTGCATGACCCAGCAGCGCCCGAGCCCTGGCAAGGCGCTTGGCGCGTCGTCACTTTCGCCCGGGCGAGCCTGGAACCCGAACTCGGCGAAGACCCACTCCTCAACGACGTCGGGTGGAGTTGGCTACAGGAAGCGCTCGGCGCGCATGACGCTGACTTCCACGCCCCCTCCGGCACCGTCACGCACGTGGTGTCCACTGGGTACGGCGGGCTGAGCGACAGCGGGACCAGCACCGAGATCGAGGTGCGCGCCTCGTGGTCGCCGAGTGGGCTCGACCTGCAGACACACCTGCACGCCTGGGTTGGCCTGCTGTGCACCCTCGCCGGACTGCCGCCGCTGCCGGAAGGCGTCATCGCGCTACCCCGGCCGCGTCGCTGA
- a CDS encoding HRDC domain-containing protein, giving the protein MVPQDAETYPVLEAPRDGLPPVTATERDLLVAADAIAAGTGPIAIDAERASGYRYGNRAYLVQLRRTGAGTFLFDPAAIPDLSPVQDSIDGAEWVLHAATQDLVCLAEVGLRPASLFDTEVGARLAGLPRVGLAAVIEHYLGVSLAKEHSAVDWSTRPLPEPWLRYAALDVELLVDVRDAMYADLQSQGKLDWALQDFAALTHFSGPPVREEPWRRTSGLHTVRDRRVMGRVRELWQTRDRIAQDRDTAPGRVVPDAVLIEIAKQGPKTAADLAAIRTDATSRRGKARPAHTGVPRYQRDWLDAVRRADALPAAELPGPPPRTDAPPPARAWPDRDPAAAARLASAREQLAVISEERTVPVENILQPDTLRRILWQLPDPLDDNAIRGFLTDRGARPWQVDLTLPVIKEAATATPAPDPVTDE; this is encoded by the coding sequence ATGGTGCCGCAGGACGCCGAGACCTACCCCGTCCTGGAAGCACCCCGCGACGGCCTGCCCCCGGTCACCGCGACCGAGCGGGACCTGTTGGTCGCTGCCGACGCGATCGCTGCCGGCACCGGTCCGATCGCGATCGACGCCGAGCGCGCCTCCGGCTACCGCTACGGCAACCGTGCCTACCTGGTGCAGTTACGCCGCACCGGCGCGGGCACTTTCCTGTTCGACCCCGCCGCGATCCCGGACCTGTCGCCGGTCCAGGACTCCATCGACGGCGCCGAGTGGGTCCTGCACGCGGCCACCCAGGACCTGGTCTGTCTGGCCGAGGTCGGGCTGCGACCGGCGAGCCTGTTCGACACCGAGGTCGGCGCGCGTCTGGCGGGATTGCCCCGGGTCGGCCTCGCAGCGGTCATCGAGCACTATCTGGGCGTGAGTCTGGCCAAGGAGCACTCCGCCGTCGACTGGTCGACCCGTCCGCTGCCCGAGCCCTGGTTGCGCTACGCCGCCCTGGACGTGGAGTTGCTGGTCGACGTCCGGGATGCGATGTACGCCGACCTGCAGTCCCAGGGCAAGCTCGACTGGGCGCTGCAGGACTTCGCGGCCCTTACCCACTTCAGCGGGCCACCGGTGCGCGAAGAACCCTGGCGCCGCACCTCCGGCCTGCACACCGTGCGCGATCGGCGCGTGATGGGCCGGGTGCGGGAGTTGTGGCAGACCCGTGACCGGATCGCCCAGGATCGTGACACCGCACCAGGACGTGTCGTCCCGGATGCCGTGTTGATCGAGATCGCCAAGCAAGGTCCGAAAACTGCCGCCGACCTGGCCGCGATCCGCACCGACGCCACCTCCCGGCGTGGCAAGGCCCGACCGGCCCACACCGGAGTGCCGCGCTACCAGCGGGACTGGCTGGACGCCGTACGCCGAGCCGATGCCCTGCCCGCCGCCGAACTACCCGGTCCGCCACCGCGCACCGATGCGCCCCCGCCGGCGCGGGCGTGGCCCGACCGGGACCCGGCCGCAGCCGCGCGGCTGGCGTCCGCGCGGGAGCAACTGGCCGTGATCAGCGAGGAGCGCACCGTCCCGGTCGAGAACATCCTGCAGCCGGACACGCTGCGCCGGATCCTGTGGCAGTTGCCGGATCCGCTGGACGACAATGCAATTCGCGGTTTCTTGACCGATCGCGGTGCCCGACCCTGGCAGGTGGACCTCACCCTGCCGGTGATCAAGGAAGCCGCCACCGCCACGCCTGCCCCGGACCCTGTTACTGACGAGTAA